A stretch of DNA from Oreochromis aureus strain Israel breed Guangdong linkage group 23, ZZ_aureus, whole genome shotgun sequence:
CAGTTGGTACTTGGGAAGCTTGTTATGCCCAGCTAGTTTGATACAAGTGCGCAGTAGAGGTGAAATCTGTGCCCACGCACATTACATAACCTTACTATTTGATTTGTGATGCATGTGTAATGGGAGTAATGTGAAGAATAATGCTAGTTCACTGAAGGTTATGTTTAATTTAggcaactttaaaaatttatgCTGTTGCTGGTTGTCATTAAAACTCAGTCTCAGTTAATATATTATGTATGCTCAGTGAATGAGAAGGTAATgatctgttttgtgtttatttagtttcacaaaagaaaaagagagaggaaagacaaagaggaaaatGGATAAAGGATACCATGTATAGAAAACTCAAAGTAACATGACATTGTAAACAAGAGATGCAGACCAAAGTAAAGAAGAATCTGAGTCGAAAGCATTCTTTTCTTCTCACTGTCTGTCGAACTGGATAATCTAAGTCAAACCCACATCTAGTGAGGACAGAACAATACTGTCTTTGATTCTGCTGCTGGTTCTTTTATTCTTTACACCCGttacactgccagtattaacaaATAAATCACCTTGTGTTAAAAACCATCCTTCTGAAATTGCATCTGTTGTTTTGACCTCTTAGTCAGAGTGAGTAAGCAGAAATGAGCCGTACGCGGGGCGGTAGCATGAAGAGGGCGTGGTGTTCTGGCTCCTAAATCTTCGTAAGTGACTTGCGTTTGCCATCATTTCCAGTCCTTCTGCACATTGTTGCACATCTGTTTTCCAACTTTATCCCTGTATCCCTGCAGGGACTTTGTATCTGGAAATGGCCCAGTCAACCCTCGACTCGATGCCCGGAGCCTCGACGGGGACCGTGGTTATCACGGAGCCTCTGAACTTCTGGGGTGGAAAACGAGTGAAACCCAGGGAGGAGAAAAACGCTGAACCCGTGTTTGAGCCTGCAACTGGTGAATATACTGCTCTTTAAAATCTGCTTTAGCCTTAATGCTCCTGCTAAGGACACGTATTCTGGATAAAACAAGTGATGGTGGTTTAAAGTCCTGCGGTTTTTCTGACATATATTTGAAACGCTCAGATTCTGCTCATACTTCTGTTAAGTAGTGTAACACAGACATTTTGCCTTAACTGTGTGCAGACTAGTAGACAAACAAAGGgcaatttttttcctttacttgATATTAGTATAAAGTTGACTGAATTTCATGCTTTCAGGTTATTTGTAAAATGAATATGCACAGTAATGACAGGCAGGTATCAAAATATCCGAAGATTAAACAATGCAAGGgtctgttttacattttaatgttgcACAAAGAAGATCACTACTGTTAGTGAGGGTGTTTTTACTGATTCAGGTTAAAATGTCAATGGTTGGAAATGGAAAAGACATTTGATGCACAGAAAAATGCATGGTGTAGAGCTCTTTAACCTGGTGTTCTTCTGGTCTCTGCAGGCCGGGTCCTGTGTCAGATGGTGCCCTGTGGGGCTGAGGAGGTGGACGAAGCCATACAGAGTGCCTACGCCGCCTACCAGAAGTGGAGCAAGATGGCAGGCATGGAGAGGGCTCGGGTGATGTTAGAGGCTGCTCGCATTATCCGGGTGAGACGGTCAAGCTGTTGTGTAATAACCACCAGCAGTCCAGGAAACTGTCTAGTTCAGTGTTTGCGCAATATAAATTGGAGTTGACTGTTGGAAGCCTGCAATAAGACATTagttattcattaaaatgcaccCCTCCCTTCTCTGCTGGCCTACATCAAGTCagtctttatttgtcacatgcaaagTTGTGCATTACACGTTGCGTGTTACACGTACAGTTACCTGCAGATCCCTTTTGTATGTGCTACATACATAGCACAAACATTCACattgggaagacaggtcagagagagGTAGAATGTAAGAGAAACAAAGTCAACAGTCCTCCAGCCGACACAGGTGGCCTTTTAAGGATAGGGTCAGAGAGTCACAGCACAGTCCTGTAATCTGGGAGAAATTGTTGTTCCAGCCAGCCATTCGACCTTGGAGCCATTTGACCTTGGAGCCTTCTAGCTGGCCCCGGGCAGCCGCATTTGAATAAATTTAACCTTTTTTGTGTCTATGCAATGACAGAGAGACAATACAATCTTATAACAAGACATCTTGTTCCACATAATTACTGAAGAGCTTCAATTGAAAtagttctttttttcctttatgcatattaaaaaaaacaacaaaaaaaacaggaaaggagggaaaaaattGCGAAGCTGGAAGCGATCAACAATGGGAAAACCATCACTGAGGCTCTGGTGAATATTGACATTTCCTGGAAGAGCATTGAGTACTATGCCGGCCTGGCTGGTACACTTGCGGGTGGGTTCAccaatgtttttgtgtttgtcaaaAGGTGCAAAAACCTCCGTTTggtattgttattgttatttggTATTGTCATTTTGGTGCAGGCCAGCATATCCAGCTCCCTGGAGGAGCATTTGCTTACTCTAGACGGGAGCcacttggtgtgtgtgtgggaattGGTGCATGGAACTTCCCTTTCGTGATTGCAACAATGAAGTCTGCTCCTGCTCTGGCGTGTGGTGAGTTTTATAACAGCATGTGTATCATCTGCTGTCAGTAATCTATATAACAGAGGATTGTGATATAtactcagtgttgggaaggttacttttaaaatgtattccactacagattacacaatacatgccccaaaatgtattttgtaacgtattccgttatgttactcaatgagagtaacgtattctgaatacactggattacttaatatattatcatgcttttttataagtacatgaatgtactattgctgtgtgatttattactattactgaaggttactcgccataccaataccaactagatttttaaatcttaatataaaacaaGTAACATTAGGGTGGAcgttaggtaaggctgcacttttgcagcgatctcatatagaaaactaggaacagaatttattccatttgacagactagttacacaatatgggatgaacaagaaaagatttttagaatatcaacaaattaaatccatagtaaaaaagaaatttaaacccgGTCAAGTTAAACTACAAACACCATCAAGTGTGgtacaatttcttactcttaaaaccccaaaattactttccaaaatacacagaatgctttctaaaacagatgaatcaatatcacttcctattgcaaaatgggaagcggatttatcagttaacttagaccaaaacttctggtctcagatatgcttaaaaacctttcatttaattagaaatcccagtcttcaattaattcaatacaaaatactacatagagtgcactatacaggtcatcggatgttcaagatgggctttatgtctaccaacaactgctcacaccgTCAAGCCAATACACcggacaattacatccacgctctttggttctgtccaccagttcagaagttttggcgcgagatatgtgaagacttatcaaagtgtctgaaatgtaacattccaacttcccctttagtgtgcttgtTGGGCAGTTTAGATtatgtcactacagaaaagaatatagcccatatggttttcactgccctatgcattgccaagaaaacagtcctcatgaactggaaaaataaaaataatcttaattctaaccaatatagaaatgatctaatagattacattagtcttgatacagcctctgccaccacatcagatcaattgctctgggctcctttgatcagctccatcacctagtggggatgggggggtcatagtttggtcccaccttcgctgttgtgattggtgtgggggtagggacaggcttggggcgtcggggggttccccaggagcgTCTTCCTTGGAGGTCTCAACCCGGGGTTGCGGTCATGGCCTGTTAAGGGTAatggtttcctcgtggctgcgtgcagcggggctaggggagggtctgtgctgacggacgtgggttactgacctggtagcctggctgcccctgggtgggtccggggcGGGCTGGGGGTTCTGGGGttgctccgtctctgggctggggccctggctgagccttgggggcttgggtcctggttggtgtgtcgccggggttgtgggtgggtgggtgtatgggggctcagccctggtgcagggtgccgccggtgcatcgagccacctggggggctcttcaactggtgggggggggggctgttaCATCTTTGCAGAAGGTCTCCTCTCTCGaggaactcactctgcaggtgggggagatataggagaggtggaggaagaactcaacctgggtgtctattgtcttgtgtagtctggaagatgagtggatgatggggtgggtgcagttttctctgtggtgggttCGTGTGGGCTGTCCctggctctgtggggccgggcggtgctgctgaactgggccccggtccggataggcctgggccccctttccctggtgggttgcagagtatgggggtgcctactggggtcagcgggggagctggccccatgGAGGggccacttgcccctcccttccttccctccccatctccagctgcctccctcttcccgctctaccacaatcacccacgcatgcagggccttggggtaaaggtgtgtcaccagggtgcaggggaggcatcccccccctctgtcccctttccggctgcctgtgcctcaattttatcccacaacttagacattcacattactcacactctcataacacatacatataggatcttgggggtgggcacgctacacgacATCTAgaagaccatcagggtgtacaacctcacccctggcATCGTTGCCCAcctttcaattttaaatacacgtatacattgagggctagcaggaggggctatacgcttacctgctgctctggcaggtggctccatgccctcctgggttttaaatgcaccttagaacacacatgcatcaacactacatatgagcgggcggagggaggtttggagtcttcacacattCCCGTTCTCTGTTGCCttttggggtgggggggctgggaggaggagttggccatcCGATTGGGGTCCGGAaagtggggcctccctgctgctgccgagtcggggcggtctgcttctctccaccccagggaaaagggtaacactacctgagtctgggtgcagtttccccctctagggccaagggtacctagacctggggtatagagtacgcttggggagtgtgactgtgtgtgcagtgtctatttatgtctgtctccacgttgggtgagtgctgagtaattgcatatgagagcatgagggtgggaatggatgtctgtatctgtgtgagcctgtttgtctgtgtctatatgtcaggtcgggtatcagacgccacctctctgagGACATCTCAGACCCTCCatggtatggaggcctatctccccccaccacttcccctgccagtggcagatgCCTTCAGACATCGGTTCATtagtggttctttgtgtccagggatgggcgtccaggtaagcaccggctcactcctggtggctgcttgtcagggcctggagcctggggctcgctcgggccccttcggggggtggggtgcccttggcctctgggcctggggctcggtcactctggcacagctggctgccggcggagctcacgggcacgtcactgcaaccccctctggcttctgctctgcagctgctgagtgacccctcatctggggctctcctcagctctttctgggagagtggcacggttgcccctctgttggtcttccttggtctcttgtgttctgggggcctctggatgtctggagcctggctctcctccatacctgcttcatgccctggaggacaaggctatggctccccacacactctagcagatcattacatgaaggaaccttttaaatacaagcgcgctcatgctcacaggtgctcacacaaacaaactacaccctttttggctcttacctcaaagcacactgtgcgctgtcgatcttacgtgctgcacaataatattcaatatttagtatttactgttatattcacatagatcatcgcaatgatgttgtttattatattgttgccttttttttgcttgttttctcttttttctttctcaacaggtgatccaggtgattgatatatgtattttttgtctgtttgttttgttgttttttgttttttgccctttatcaccgttcctcttccccgctgtttttctttccctctttctttctcccttttcttttccccagtcaagtctgtcccgtatttagcaagtgaaaataaaataaaataaacaataaaaggtgaatcaaatagaccaatacggcaaggctgggatggtccatttggtaaagtaaatccattgggcatctttctttgcctttagacaataattctgatggcaaaagaaccaaacgggacaggcaaaaaaaaagaaagaaagaaaactattccacacgtatataaaacaggtccgcggctccgaaccgtagtaaagggacctctggctaatacatcgggttcgtgtcgggctcgtagccgaaaactagctttactttgttgtctggatcaactttgctagcgagagacagagagaggcgttgaaaggctgctccaacggaactttttggctgcagtggttattactatatttacatgcttccatctcccgtttctgctcggtgaCAGCTTGTCagctcctttttctccctccctcgcgctCACAGACatataacgggtatggcagtccattctccctgcagcacggactacactgcccatgaggctacattctttagggtgatgcctgtaacactctgcctattgccttcatattaaatcatttaaaaaaaaatatttcttcacatcattATGAGacgcgagattgagacacagacatttgagcctcttaatgtgtgttttgtttgggtttccaacGGCATGGAATTACCCAAAAATAGAGAGgacagcctaacatatgaaacaggaaaagaccgcgtGTAATCCCTTTaattcaacaaagtaactgtattctgaataccccCTTTTTAagcggtaactgtaacggaatacagctactcatattttgtattttaaaaacgTAACAGTgatacatgtattccgttactccccaacactgcatatACTGTAGGAGAGGAGGGGACTGAAACCAGAGAGAttataaaagattttttttcatagatgtggggaaaaaaaacaaaacaacaaatgtcagtctttgtctgtgtgtctgtttttgttaaaataTGCACATTTGAAAAACTCGTTATTTTGCATGTGCTTAGCTTGAATAGCTTAACAGAGAACAGGTTTATatatcatattttaaaaaaacagtaaaacatcctcagTGAGCAGTACTTGGTGAGGGTCTGTTAACAAGAAGAGCCCTCCAACACAACCAGGAAGGGACAGCCATCAACTGCAACTTGCTGTAAGTGTGAGAGGCAAGAAAAGAGTGGAGGAAAACAAGAGTGTAGAGAGAGAAAAGCAATAGATTGGAAGTTTAAAATAGGAAGCGCCTGCTAAAAATAATGCAGCAGAGCCACAGAGCCTCTGTCACATCACTGATGAACATGTTGTTCTTTTAATAAATTACTTTTGGCCTGTTTAATACTGGACTCTACCACACGTTCCTATCAATCAGCCTGTAGTACAGTTTGTTTCTATCTGTTCGTCTTGTCTCATGTGACCATTCACAAAGGTAGCTCTGCAGGCCTTAACTTGCAGGATTTAATTGTGGTTGTGTTTTCAGGTAATGCCATCGTATATAAACCCTCTCCAATGGCTCCGGTGACTGCTGTCATCCTGGCTGAGATCTACAAAGAGGCTGGGGTACCTGATGGGCTTTTCTGTGTGGTCCAAGGTGGAGCAGAGACCGGCAGCTTGCTCTGCCATCATCCAAAAGTCGCTAAAGTCTCTTTCACTGGGAGTGTTCCTACAGGCAAAAAGGTACACAGACCAGTACAGCATTGTTTCCCACATATGGACTGTAACTGGAATGTCCAGATACACTGATGGTCTTCCAAGTAAATTTTGTTcttagttgttttgtttttttttgtcatacaGAGGAATGTGATCTGTTTACTAATATAGAATATTTTAGTTTAGAACATAGAGAGTATGATAGATGCACATAGGCACTGTGATGTCTCCATGTTAAGCATTAGCATTTTGTCTGCTGCtatgatgttttgttttaagaCAGAAGTCAAGCAGGTAGAATGCAGTTAGCAAGCTGCCAAAACTGAAACGGTTCAAAGAAGTCAataattctttttcttcttctcattaTTATTTTCAACCAGGCTGTAAACTGAATTTAGTGCTGGGGACTTGGACATTAAAGATGGGAATGTTGGGTTATTGGCTCACTTTTGGAGTCACGTATTGGGGTATTTATTCTCCTGTGGGACACAGCCCCAACCTACTGTGATTCGCCTGTTTAGCAACTGTTGATTCCTCATGTGCATTTCTAGTTGCGATTTTTGAACTTGCCAATAAAAGAATAACAGTCATCATCTCAGTATAAGAAAGAAATAATCATAGGATAAAATTTAAGGAAGATCTGAAGTTATAGGAACTGACATGAGGGAACGTACAAAGAAGTGAAACGATGTCAGTTACAAATATGTTTGCCCctaaagagaaaactgactgcagAGAGGCAGTGGGGACGCGGGAGGATAAAAGAGTCCCCAGACTCAGAGTACACTGCCCTGGAGGTGACAACAGTAGCCCTTGTTCTGCTCTGGAGATCTCCTGCAGGCTGGAGGAGGGTCACCCTAACCAGCCTTAAAGATCTGCTACTTTATTTTAAGCTAAAGGTGACTTTATTATACAAGCCCACAGACCATGGCTGCTCTCTTTACTTTCAGGTCATGGAAATGTCTGCAAAGAGTGTGAAGCAGGTGACTCTGGAGCTGGGAGGGAAATCTCCTCTCATTATCTTCAAAGACTGCGAACTGGAGAATGCAGTGAAGGGGGCACTAATGGCGAACTTCCTGACACAGGGACAGGTGAGTCTGTACAATGTACTTTTAGTGTACTGTGCAGCCTGATGCAAACCAAGACTCTTGGAGGTTTTGGTGTattaactttgtgctgaaataTGCAGGTGTGCTGCAATGGGACCAGAGTGTTTGTGCAGCGGGAGATCATGCCACAGTTCCTAGAGGAGGTAGTCAAGAGGACCAAGGCCATCCCTGTTGGTGACCCCCTGCTCGGGAGCACCAGGATGGGACCTCTGATCAGCAAACCACAGCTGGAGAAAGTGCTGGGATTTGTCAGTCAGGCCAAGAAAGAGGTGCTTTTCATTAGAGGGAGAGAATTAGCTTTAATAGTTTGTGGTTTCTCAGTTAAACACAAAGAATCTGCATTACTGTGGGTATTCTTTAACATAGCTcttgtaattatttatttatttatttatttctagggAGCCAGAGTGCTTTGTGGAGGAGATCCCTTTGTCCCCAGTGACCCCAAACTGAAAGGGGGGTATTTCATGTCGCCATGCGTACTTGGTACGTCTAACACTTTGGTTAATGGTGGTACAGCACACGCAcagtcagctttgttttttaacacaCAAAGTCTCTCGACAGATAACTGCAGAGACGACATGACCTGTGTGAAGGAGGAGATTTTTGGCCCTGTTATGTCCGTTTTGCCTTTTGACACGGAGGAAGAAGTGATCCAGAGAGCCAACAACACCACCTTTGGACTGGCCTCTGGGGTCTTCACCAGGTCAGTCTGTCGTGAGTCAGCAGTGTGGTGCAACTGTTGACGGCTTGCTCTTTTAAGATAATGAGTTTATTGCATTCTGTTGGCTGTGGCTCAAGGT
This window harbors:
- the LOC116334435 gene encoding 4-trimethylaminobutyraldehyde dehydrogenase-like, producing the protein MAQSTLDSMPGASTGTVVITEPLNFWGGKRVKPREEKNAEPVFEPATGRVLCQMVPCGAEEVDEAIQSAYAAYQKWSKMAGMERARVMLEAARIIRERREKIAKLEAINNGKTITEALVNIDISWKSIEYYAGLAGTLAGQHIQLPGGAFAYSRREPLGVCVGIGAWNFPFVIATMKSAPALACGNAIVYKPSPMAPVTAVILAEIYKEAGVPDGLFCVVQGGAETGSLLCHHPKVAKVSFTGSVPTGKKVMEMSAKSVKQVTLELGGKSPLIIFKDCELENAVKGALMANFLTQGQVCCNGTRVFVQREIMPQFLEEVVKRTKAIPVGDPLLGSTRMGPLISKPQLEKVLGFVSQAKKEGARVLCGGDPFVPSDPKLKGGYFMSPCVLDNCRDDMTCVKEEIFGPVMSVLPFDTEEEVIQRANNTTFGLASGVFTRDISRAHRVAASMEAGTCFINNYNINPIELPFGGYKMSGFGRENGQVTIEYYSQLKTVVVEMGDVESLF